A portion of the Streptomyces coeruleoprunus genome contains these proteins:
- the murG gene encoding undecaprenyldiphospho-muramoylpentapeptide beta-N-acetylglucosaminyltransferase — protein MHVVLAGGGTAGHIEPALALADALRRQDPTVGITALGTERGLETRLVPERGYELALIPAVPLPRKPTPELITVPGRLRGTIKAAEQILERTKADCVVGFGGYVALPGYLAAKRLGVPIVVHEANARPGLANKIGSRYAAGVGVATPDSKLRNARYIGIPLRHTIATLDRARVRPEARAAFGLDPNLPTLLVSGGSQGARRLNEVVQQVAPVLQRSGIQILHAVGPKNEVPHVDNMPGMPPYVPVSYVDRMDLAYAAADMMLCRAGAMTVAELSAVGLPAAYVPLPIGNGEQRLNAQPVVKAGGGLLVDDAELTPEWVQGNVLPVLADPHRLYEMSRAAAEFGRRDADDLLVGMVYEAIASHRR, from the coding sequence GTGCATGTCGTACTCGCCGGTGGGGGGACCGCCGGCCACATCGAGCCCGCGCTCGCCCTCGCGGATGCCCTGCGCAGGCAGGACCCCACCGTGGGGATCACGGCCCTCGGCACGGAGCGGGGCCTGGAGACCCGGCTCGTGCCCGAGCGGGGCTACGAGCTGGCACTCATCCCCGCCGTACCGCTGCCGCGCAAGCCCACCCCCGAGCTGATCACCGTTCCCGGGCGGCTGCGCGGCACGATCAAGGCCGCCGAGCAGATCCTGGAGCGCACCAAGGCGGACTGTGTCGTCGGCTTCGGCGGCTATGTGGCGCTGCCCGGCTACCTGGCCGCCAAGCGGCTCGGCGTGCCCATCGTCGTCCACGAGGCGAACGCCCGCCCCGGCCTGGCCAACAAGATCGGCTCGCGGTACGCCGCCGGGGTCGGCGTCGCCACGCCCGACAGCAAGCTGCGCAACGCCCGCTACATCGGCATCCCGCTGCGCCACACCATCGCGACCCTCGACCGCGCCCGGGTCCGCCCGGAGGCGCGGGCCGCGTTCGGGCTCGACCCGAACCTGCCGACGCTGCTGGTCTCCGGCGGCTCGCAGGGCGCGCGCCGGCTCAACGAGGTCGTGCAGCAGGTGGCGCCCGTGCTCCAGCGCTCCGGCATCCAGATCCTGCACGCCGTCGGCCCGAAGAACGAGGTGCCGCACGTCGACAACATGCCCGGAATGCCGCCGTATGTCCCGGTATCGTATGTGGACCGGATGGACCTCGCGTACGCCGCGGCCGACATGATGCTCTGCCGCGCGGGCGCGATGACCGTCGCCGAACTCTCCGCCGTCGGGCTCCCCGCCGCGTACGTCCCGCTGCCCATCGGCAACGGGGAGCAGCGGCTCAACGCCCAGCCGGTGGTCAAGGCCGGTGGCGGGCTGCTGGTCGACGACGCCGAGCTGACGCCCGAGTGGGTCCAGGGCAACGTCCTCCCCGTCCTCGCCGACCCGCACCGGCTGTACGAGATGTCCCGCGCCGCCGCCGAGTTCGGCCGGCGCGACGCCGACGACCTGCTCGTCGGCATGGTCTACGAGGCGATCGCCTCGCACCGCCGGTAA
- the mraY gene encoding phospho-N-acetylmuramoyl-pentapeptide-transferase, with protein sequence MRQILFAGAIGLFLTLIGTPLLIKLLARKGYGQFIRDDGPRTHGSKKGTPTMGGISFILATLIAYALAKVITGEEPSYSGVLVLFLMAGMGLVGFLDDYIKIVKQRSLGLRAKAKMAGQLIVGIAFAVLALQFSDKQGLTPASTKLSFITDFGWTIGPVLFVVWALFMILAMSNGVNLTDGLDGLATGASVMVFGAYTFIGLWQFQESCLNAKTLTNPNACFEVRDPLDLAVVASALMGACFGFLWWNTSPAKIFMGDTGSLALGGALAGLAICSRTELLLAILGGLFVLITLSVIIQVGSFRLTGKRVFRMAPLQHHFELKGWSEVLVVVRFWIIQGMCVIVGLGLFYAGWAADK encoded by the coding sequence ATGAGGCAGATCCTCTTCGCGGGAGCCATCGGGCTCTTCCTGACACTGATCGGTACGCCGCTGCTGATCAAGCTCCTGGCCCGCAAGGGATACGGGCAGTTCATCCGGGACGACGGCCCGCGCACGCACGGCAGCAAGAAGGGCACGCCCACCATGGGCGGCATCTCCTTCATCCTGGCCACGCTCATCGCGTACGCCCTGGCCAAGGTCATCACCGGCGAGGAGCCGAGCTACTCCGGCGTCCTGGTGCTGTTCCTGATGGCCGGCATGGGCCTCGTCGGCTTCCTCGACGACTACATCAAGATCGTCAAGCAGCGCTCGCTCGGTCTGCGCGCCAAGGCCAAGATGGCCGGCCAGCTGATCGTCGGTATCGCCTTCGCGGTCCTCGCGCTGCAGTTCTCGGACAAGCAGGGCCTGACGCCCGCCTCGACCAAGCTGTCGTTCATCACCGACTTCGGCTGGACCATCGGCCCGGTGCTGTTCGTCGTCTGGGCGCTGTTCATGATCCTGGCGATGTCCAACGGCGTGAACCTGACGGACGGCCTGGACGGCCTCGCCACCGGCGCCTCCGTGATGGTGTTCGGCGCGTACACGTTCATCGGGCTCTGGCAGTTCCAGGAGTCCTGCCTCAACGCCAAGACCCTGACGAACCCGAACGCCTGCTTCGAGGTCCGCGACCCGCTCGACCTCGCCGTCGTGGCCTCCGCGCTGATGGGCGCCTGCTTCGGCTTCCTGTGGTGGAACACCTCACCCGCCAAGATCTTCATGGGCGACACCGGCTCGCTCGCCCTCGGCGGCGCCCTCGCCGGCCTCGCGATCTGCTCCCGCACGGAGCTGCTGCTGGCGATCCTCGGTGGCCTCTTCGTCCTGATCACCCTCTCCGTGATCATCCAGGTCGGCTCCTTCCGCCTCACCGGGAAGCGGGTCTTCCGCATGGCGCCGCTCCAGCACCACTTCGAACTCAAGGGGTGGTCCGAGGTCCTCGTCGTGGTCCGGTTCTGGATCATCCAGGGCATGTGCGTCATCGTGGGTCTGGGGCTCTTCTACGCAGGATGGGCAGCCGACAAGTGA
- a CDS encoding UDP-N-acetylmuramoyl-tripeptide--D-alanyl-D-alanine ligase: MIALSLSEIAAIVGGQTYDIPDPAAQVTGSVVYDSRQVEPGSLFAAFAGEHVDGHDYAERAVAAGAVAVLATRPVGVPALVVPDVTAALGALARTVVERLGATVVALTGSAGKTSTKDLIAQLLQRKGPTVWPAGNLNNEIGLPVTALRATEETQHLVLEMGARGVGHIRYLTELTPPRIGLVLNVGTAHIGEFGGREQIAQAKGELVEALPPAEEGGVAVLNADDPLVRAMASRTKARVTLFGESPEAVVRAENVRLTENGQPSFSLHTPTGCSDVTMRLYGEHHVSNALAAAAVAHELGMPVHEIAAALSEAGTLSRWRMEVTERPDGVTIVNDAYNANPESMRAALRALAAMGEAARAKGGRTWAVLGLMAELGDEALAEHDAVGRLAVRLNVGKLVAVGGREASWLQLGAYNEGSWGEESVHVSDAQAAIDLLRSELRPGDVVLVKASRSVGLERVAQALLENTTEGEVAGR, from the coding sequence GTGATCGCCCTCTCCCTCAGCGAGATCGCCGCAATCGTCGGCGGGCAGACGTACGACATACCGGATCCGGCCGCACAGGTCACCGGATCCGTCGTCTACGACTCCCGCCAGGTCGAGCCCGGCAGTCTCTTCGCCGCGTTCGCCGGCGAGCACGTCGACGGGCACGACTACGCCGAGCGCGCCGTGGCAGCGGGTGCGGTGGCCGTCCTGGCCACCCGCCCCGTCGGTGTGCCCGCCCTCGTCGTGCCCGACGTCACCGCCGCACTCGGCGCCCTCGCCCGCACCGTCGTCGAGCGCCTCGGGGCCACCGTCGTCGCCCTGACCGGCTCGGCCGGAAAGACCAGCACCAAGGACCTCATCGCGCAGCTCCTCCAGCGCAAGGGCCCCACCGTCTGGCCGGCCGGAAACCTCAACAACGAGATCGGGCTGCCCGTGACGGCGCTGCGGGCCACCGAGGAGACACAGCACCTCGTCCTGGAGATGGGCGCCCGCGGCGTCGGCCACATCCGCTACCTCACGGAGCTGACCCCGCCCCGCATCGGCCTCGTCCTCAACGTCGGCACCGCGCACATCGGCGAGTTCGGCGGCCGCGAGCAGATCGCCCAAGCCAAGGGCGAACTGGTCGAGGCCCTGCCGCCGGCCGAGGAGGGCGGCGTCGCCGTCCTCAACGCCGACGACCCGCTCGTCCGCGCGATGGCCTCCCGCACCAAGGCGCGCGTGACGCTCTTCGGGGAGTCGCCCGAAGCGGTCGTACGCGCCGAAAATGTCCGGCTCACAGAGAACGGACAGCCCTCTTTCAGTCTTCACACACCCACCGGGTGCAGCGACGTGACCATGCGCCTGTACGGTGAGCACCACGTGTCGAACGCGCTCGCCGCGGCCGCCGTCGCCCATGAGCTGGGCATGCCCGTGCACGAGATCGCCGCCGCGCTCTCCGAGGCGGGCACCCTCTCCCGCTGGCGTATGGAGGTCACCGAGCGTCCGGACGGTGTGACGATCGTCAACGACGCCTACAACGCGAACCCCGAGTCCATGCGGGCCGCCCTGCGCGCGCTGGCCGCCATGGGCGAGGCCGCACGGGCCAAGGGGGGGCGTACGTGGGCGGTGCTCGGCCTGATGGCCGAGCTCGGCGACGAGGCGCTCGCCGAGCACGACGCGGTCGGACGGCTCGCCGTCCGGCTCAATGTCGGCAAGCTCGTCGCAGTCGGGGGCAGGGAAGCGTCCTGGCTGCAACTGGGCGCATATAACGAGGGTTCGTGGGGTGAGGAGTCGGTGCACGTGTCCGACGCGCAGGCGGCGATCGACCTGTTGCGCAGTGAACTGCGTCCGGGAGACGTCGTGCTGGTGAAGGCATCCAGGTCGGTCGGGCTCGAGCGGGTCGCCCAGGCACTGCTCGAGAACACCACCGAGGGCGAGGTCGCCGGCCGATGA
- the murD gene encoding UDP-N-acetylmuramoyl-L-alanine--D-glutamate ligase: MGSRQVSTDVPVTDWQGKNVTVAGLGVSGIPAARVLHGLGARVTVVNDGDDERARAQAAELEAEGITVRLGDGATLPEGTELIVTAPGWRPDKPLFAAAEAAGVPVWGDVELAWQLRGHGGRTPAPWLAVTGTNGKTTTVRMLASILEAAGLRTAAVGNIGVSLLDAVLGDEEYDVLAVELSSYQLHWAPSVRAHSAVVLNLAPDHLDWHGSMEAYAADKGRIYEGNTVACVYNTADKATEDLVREADVEEGCRAIGFTLGTPGPSQVGVVDDLLVDRAFVANRHQQAQELAQVSDVQPPAPHNIANALAAAALARAFGVEPAAVREGLRTFRPDAHRIEYVEEVAGVSYIDDSKATNTHAAEASLAAYDPIVWIAGGLAKGATFDELVQKSAKRLRGAVLIGADRALIREALARHAPEVPVVDLDRTDTGAMAAAVQEAARLAQPGDTVLLAPACASMDMFVNYNKRGEAFADAVRALAAGHA, from the coding sequence ATGGGCAGCCGACAAGTGAGCACCGACGTGCCGGTCACCGACTGGCAGGGCAAGAACGTCACCGTCGCCGGGCTGGGCGTGAGCGGCATTCCCGCCGCCCGCGTCCTGCACGGCCTCGGCGCGCGGGTCACCGTGGTCAACGACGGCGACGACGAGCGCGCCCGCGCCCAGGCCGCCGAGCTGGAGGCCGAGGGCATCACGGTCCGCCTCGGCGACGGGGCGACCCTCCCCGAGGGCACCGAGCTGATCGTCACCGCCCCCGGCTGGCGGCCCGACAAGCCGCTGTTCGCCGCCGCCGAAGCGGCCGGCGTGCCCGTCTGGGGCGACGTCGAGCTGGCCTGGCAGCTGCGCGGCCACGGCGGCCGCACGCCCGCGCCCTGGCTCGCGGTCACCGGCACCAACGGCAAGACGACGACGGTCCGCATGCTCGCCTCCATCCTGGAGGCGGCCGGGCTGCGGACCGCCGCCGTCGGCAACATCGGCGTCTCGCTCCTCGACGCCGTGCTCGGCGACGAGGAGTACGACGTCCTCGCCGTCGAGCTGTCCAGCTACCAGCTGCACTGGGCGCCCAGCGTGCGCGCCCACTCCGCGGTCGTCCTCAACCTGGCCCCGGACCACCTCGACTGGCACGGCTCCATGGAGGCGTACGCCGCCGACAAGGGCCGTATCTACGAGGGCAACACCGTCGCCTGCGTCTACAACACCGCCGACAAGGCCACCGAGGACCTGGTCCGCGAGGCCGACGTCGAGGAGGGCTGCCGCGCGATCGGCTTCACCCTCGGCACCCCCGGCCCCTCCCAGGTGGGCGTCGTCGACGACCTCCTGGTGGACCGCGCCTTCGTCGCGAACCGCCACCAGCAGGCCCAGGAGCTGGCACAGGTCTCCGACGTCCAGCCGCCGGCCCCGCACAACATCGCCAACGCGCTCGCCGCGGCCGCCCTGGCCCGCGCCTTCGGCGTGGAGCCCGCCGCCGTCCGCGAGGGCCTGCGCACCTTCCGGCCCGACGCCCACCGCATCGAGTACGTGGAGGAGGTCGCCGGGGTCTCGTACATCGACGACTCCAAGGCCACCAACACGCACGCGGCGGAGGCCTCCCTCGCGGCGTACGACCCGATCGTCTGGATCGCCGGCGGCCTCGCCAAGGGCGCCACCTTCGACGAGCTGGTCCAGAAGTCGGCGAAGCGGCTGCGCGGCGCCGTCCTGATCGGTGCCGACCGGGCGCTGATCCGCGAGGCCCTCGCGCGACACGCCCCCGAGGTACCGGTGGTCGACCTCGACCGGACCGACACTGGGGCGATGGCGGCGGCGGTCCAGGAGGCGGCGCGGCTCGCACAGCCGGGTGACACGGTGCTCCTCGCCCCGGCCTGCGCCTCGATGGACATGTTCGTCAACTACAACAAGCGGGGTGAGGCGTTCGCGGACGCCGTCCGCGCACTCGCCGCCGGGCACGCCTGA
- the ftsW gene encoding putative lipid II flippase FtsW: protein MSADHTAARLPGPALSGPGGSWLALRTRTAGPRKAAAARGGGGASRRPGTTRPPRGRRVRRLYEQARRAWDRPLTAYYVILGASLLITVLGLVMVYSASIIKALELSLPASYFFRKQFLAAAIGTGLLLLASRMPVKLHRALAYPLLAGTVFLMVLVQIPGIGHEVNGNQNWIYLGGPFQLQPSEFGKLALILWGADLLARKQDKRLLAQWKHMLVPLVPIAFLLLGLIMLGGDMGTAIILTAILFGLLWLAGAPTRLFGGVLVVAAAIGVMLIRTSDNRMARLACIGATEPGPGDSCWQAVHGIYALASGGWFGSGLGASVEKWGQLPEPHTDFIFAITGEELGLAGTLSVLALFAALGYAGIRVAGRTEDPFVRYAAGGVTTWITAQAVVNIGAVLGLLPIAGVPLPLFSYGGSALLPTMFAVGLLIAFARDEPAAKAALAGRERGSRKRAGLSWMSMRRRVKKRPSGER, encoded by the coding sequence ATGTCGGCCGACCACACCGCCGCCCGCCTGCCCGGGCCCGCACTGTCCGGGCCCGGTGGGTCCTGGCTCGCCCTGCGGACCCGGACCGCCGGCCCCCGCAAGGCCGCGGCCGCGCGGGGCGGGGGCGGCGCGTCCCGCAGGCCCGGGACCACCCGCCCGCCGCGCGGCAGGCGGGTGCGGCGGCTGTACGAGCAGGCACGCCGGGCCTGGGACCGCCCTCTGACGGCGTACTACGTGATCCTCGGGGCCAGCCTCCTGATCACCGTCCTGGGGCTCGTGATGGTCTACTCCGCGTCGATCATCAAGGCGCTGGAGCTGTCCCTGCCGGCGTCCTACTTCTTCCGCAAGCAGTTCCTGGCCGCCGCGATCGGCACCGGCCTGCTGCTGCTCGCCTCCCGGATGCCGGTCAAGCTGCACCGGGCCCTGGCGTACCCGCTGCTCGCGGGGACGGTGTTCCTGATGGTGCTGGTGCAGATCCCCGGGATAGGGCACGAGGTCAACGGCAACCAGAACTGGATCTACCTGGGCGGCCCCTTCCAGCTCCAGCCCAGCGAGTTCGGCAAGCTCGCGCTCATCCTCTGGGGCGCCGACCTGCTGGCCCGCAAACAGGACAAGCGGCTGCTGGCCCAGTGGAAGCACATGCTGGTGCCGCTCGTGCCGATCGCCTTCCTGCTGCTCGGGCTGATCATGCTGGGCGGCGACATGGGCACGGCGATCATCCTGACGGCGATCCTCTTCGGCCTGCTGTGGCTGGCCGGCGCCCCGACGCGGCTGTTCGGCGGGGTCCTCGTCGTGGCGGCGGCGATCGGTGTGATGCTGATCAGGACCAGCGACAACCGCATGGCACGCCTCGCGTGCATCGGCGCCACCGAGCCGGGGCCGGGGGACTCGTGCTGGCAGGCGGTCCACGGCATCTATGCTCTGGCGTCCGGCGGATGGTTCGGTTCCGGACTGGGGGCGAGTGTGGAAAAATGGGGCCAACTCCCCGAACCGCACACCGACTTCATCTTCGCCATCACCGGGGAGGAACTGGGGCTGGCGGGGACGCTGTCGGTGCTCGCTCTGTTCGCGGCTCTAGGCTATGCGGGTATTCGCGTGGCCGGACGCACGGAGGACCCCTTCGTGAGGTATGCCGCGGGAGGCGTGACCACCTGGATCACGGCCCAGGCCGTGGTCAACATCGGTGCGGTGCTCGGCCTGCTGCCGATCGCCGGTGTCCCGCTCCCGCTGTTCTCCTACGGGGGCTCCGCCCTGCTGCCGACCATGTTCGCCGTCGGGCTGCTGATCGCCTTCGCGCGTGACGAGCCCGCCGCGAAAGCGGCCCTGGCCGGCCGAGAGCGCGGCTCTCGCAAGAGGGCCGGGCTGAGTTGGATGTCGATGCGACGGCGCGTCAAGAAGCGTCCGTCCGGAGAGCGGTGA
- a CDS encoding cell division protein FtsQ/DivIB produces MAGPTTAERGTRGPSGASSDRPPGGTAPDTEDRRRIPGRLLLLIVTALALTGGGAWLLYGSSWLRVEDVTVSGTRVLTPGQVEAAASVPVGSPLASVDTDAIEERLRHALPRIDTVNVVRSWPHGIGLEVTEREPVLLIRQGGKYIEVDAEGVRFATVTTAPKGVALLELTAVRSPSLRRFGADRLTREAVGVMAGLPGRIAREVRSVRVRSYDSLTLELTGGRTVFWGSGEQDEAKARALAALLKAAPKAGHFDVSAPSAPAASRS; encoded by the coding sequence ATGGCCGGACCGACGACCGCCGAGCGCGGCACCCGGGGTCCCTCGGGCGCGTCGTCGGACCGGCCGCCCGGCGGGACCGCCCCGGACACGGAGGACCGCCGCCGGATCCCCGGCCGCCTCCTGCTGCTGATCGTCACCGCCCTCGCGCTCACCGGCGGCGGAGCCTGGCTGCTGTACGGCTCCTCCTGGCTGCGCGTCGAGGACGTGACCGTGTCCGGCACCCGCGTTCTGACGCCCGGCCAGGTGGAGGCCGCCGCGTCCGTGCCGGTCGGCTCGCCGCTGGCCTCCGTGGACACCGACGCGATCGAGGAGCGGCTGCGCCACGCGCTGCCCCGGATCGACACCGTGAACGTGGTCCGGTCATGGCCGCACGGGATCGGTCTCGAAGTGACCGAACGCGAGCCGGTTCTGCTGATCCGACAGGGCGGAAAGTACATCGAAGTGGACGCAGAAGGTGTGCGTTTCGCCACGGTCACCACGGCCCCGAAGGGGGTCGCCCTGCTCGAACTGACCGCCGTCCGCTCACCGAGCCTGCGCCGCTTCGGTGCCGACCGGCTGACCCGTGAGGCGGTCGGCGTGATGGCCGGGCTGCCCGGACGGATCGCCCGGGAGGTCCGCTCCGTCCGCGTCCGCTCGTACGACTCCCTCACCCTGGAGCTGACGGGCGGCCGGACGGTCTTCTGGGGGAGCGGCGAACAGGACGAGGCGAAAGCGCGTGCGCTCGCCGCACTGCTGAAGGCGGCGCCCAAAGCGGGGCACTTCGACGTGAGTGCCCCCAGCGCCCCCGCCGCCTCGCGGAGTTGA